A window of Penaeus monodon isolate SGIC_2016 chromosome 40, NSTDA_Pmon_1, whole genome shotgun sequence contains these coding sequences:
- the LOC119598062 gene encoding ecdysone-induced protein 75B-like, which produces MDETSTEMDPTTSSGISQSSMSSQDTQDTQESTKQEEAQQEKQNEPSTTSVSIAVGTEDLNPASTTSQASQAEPTASTSRSAADSESDGSKGPKTCGVCGDKAKSMHFGGLSCDSCKAFFRRAVHNDAFMNFTCPYDGHCVINIASRKCCQYCRYKKCTSIGMERAWVMSEEDRAQLMKQRAERKAKQGDEAKKGPKEGKRELIPYEPDMANMLNYMTEQERDEVEQAVRNYQLAYQDVPYKNDLKQFQRGSSQRADYQHVYHGRSAVRLFCEAVPGFLRSACIVSIRNNTQTKRDQGSLLRGGILEMSLIRGVQSFDTDNNRWPNTKEQIYKDAPTLRVEDMKKLVSCELYDMHMKFIFSMKDLNVDEPVMMLLLLIVLFTSDRPGLQETARIQARQDHYLQLIRKYMNWRYGPHNATIMYPRLLIKLTDLRELNDQHNEYNLKLAKQEVAEIQMQLGQLNLNPYTEWPHIMQHPSVSGSSSDPQARTRVTAGVFQMPPAVTSAMAASASQAASTSKGGMGGLAEGVGGDAGAGAGATAAAAAAAAAMASMDFEQLANNPSFQKMIMQQFQKSIMNVLSSPNFGLGSLLPDGRSGQLPLQSDAAQQQLQPPAAQPAAQAPAIAQHILQQQKMQQQQQSQSGGGQAPGASQGGPSGFQSSDLMTQLDYLETNQPGNLQSIQQSQQAFQQLEHQLMSNIGGYGSYGEHSQHPLQQQYQQAQQQALMQQQQHLGHQQELPEAMLIIPKEEPTTPSPPGVQHIPHPQPEHHILYEEQHVAMRQARQHMPALHHSPPTQRQRPHAASAEPEEAGEEGGSTSQKRSSLSDIGGLFQFRTLLEEFATLDNPEQLEQVKQILGPDLVSSLQQKLIASSAQAQAAAAQAHHHPSTNSHPPTPPTTTPLRRSTFPPSTTLLRCPPTITRRCRRCPPRSTSSRCRTPQRRHTTTCTCRRALTRTTRAASTQGRRWAPPTRAPRRPTRPPRTPRPRRPSTARRSHRPSAGASTE; this is translated from the exons ATGGATGAAACGAGTACGGAAATGGATCCAACGACTTCG AGTGGAATCAGCCAAAGCAGCATGAGCAGCCAGGACACCCAGGACACCCAGGAGAGCACCAAGCAGGAGGAGGCGCAGCAGGAGAAGCAAAATGAGCCCTCCACGACGAGCGTCAGCATCGCCGTCGGCACCGAAGACCTCAACCCGGCCAGCACGACTTCGCAGGCGTCGCAAGCGGAGCCGACAG CCTCCACATCCCGAAGCGCAGCAGATTCAGAGTCCGATGGCAGCAAAGGCCCGAAAACATGTGGCGTCTGCGGAGACAAGGCCAAGAGCATGCACTTCGGAG GCCTGTCATGCGATTCATGCAAAGCGTTTTTCCGCCGAGCTGTTCACAATGACGCTTTCATGAACTTCACTTGTCCGTACGATGGGCATTGCGTCATCAACATTGCATCGAGGAAATGCTGCCAGTATTGCAG atACAAGAAATGCACAAGCATCGGCATGGAGCGAGCGTGGGTGATGTCAGAGGAGGACAGAGCTCAGCTGATGAAGCAAAGAGCCGAGAGGAAGGCGAAGCAAGGGGATGAGgccaaaaagggccccaaagaaggcaagagagagcTGATACCGTACGAGCCTGATATGGCTAACATGTTGAATTATATGACGGAACag GAGCGTGACGAAGTGGAACAGGCAGTGCGCAACTACCAGCTTGCCTACCAAGACGTGCCGTACAAGAACGACCTCAAACAGTTTCAACGTGGGTCGTCCCAGCGTGCAGATTATCAACATGTTTACCACGGTCGTTCGGCGGTTCGCTTATTTTGCGAGGCTGTTCCCGGATTTCT GCGTTCTGCATGTATCGTATCCATACGGAACAACACCCAGACGAAGAGG GACCAGGGCAGCCTCCTCCGTGGGGGGATCCTCGAGATGTCGCTGATCCGCGGTGTCCAGAGCTTCGACACAGACAACAACCGCTGGCCCAACACGAAGGAGCAGATCTATAAGGACGCCCCTACGCTTCGAGTCGAGGACATGAAGAAGCTTGTCAGCTGCGAGCTGTACGACATGCACATGAAATTCATTTTTAGCATGAAGGACCTAAACGTAGACGAGCcggtgatgatgttgttgttgctcaTCGTCCTGTTCACGAGCGACCGCCCCGGCCTGCAGGAGACAGCCCGCATCCAGGCGCGTCAGGACCACTACCTGCAGCTCATCAG GAAATACATGAACTGGCGCTACGGCCCCCACAACGCCACCATCATGTACCCGCGCCTGCTCATCAAGCTCACCGACCTGCGAGAGCTCAACGACCAGCACAACGAGTACAACCTGAAACTAGCCAAACAGGAG GTAGCAGAGATCCAGATGCAGCTCGGTCAGCTGAACCTGAATCCATACACTGAGTGGCCACACATAATGCAGCACCCTAGTGTCTCTGGATCTTCCTCTGACCCACAGGCACGAACCCGCGTCACCGCTGGGGTATTCCAGATGCCCCCGGCCGTCACGTCGGCTATGGCCGCCTCGGCGTCTCAAGCTGCATCGACCTCAAAGGGCGGCATGGGCGGTCTGGCTGAGGGTGTGGGCGGCGATgccggggcgggggcgggggcgacggcggcggcggcggcggcagcggcggccaTGGCGTCCATGGACTTCGAGCAGCTCGCCAATAACCCGAGCTTCCAGAAGATGATTATGCAGCAGTTCCAGAAGTCGATCATGAATGTCCTAAGCTCTCCGAACTTCGGCCTGGGAAGCCTCCTTCCTGACGGTCGCAGCGGTCAATTGCCTCTGCAGAGTGATGCTGCTCAGCAGCAGCTGCAGCCACCAGCCGCACAACCAGCTGCACAAGCCCCAGCCATTGCTCAGCACATACTTCAGCAACAGAaaatgcagcagcagcagcagtcgcAGAGTGGCGGCGGGCAGGCCCCGGGCGCGAGCCAGGGGGGCCCATCCGGGTTCCAGAGCTCCGACCTCATGACGCAGCTCGATTACCTCGAGACGAACCAGCCGGGGAACCTGCAGAGCATACAGCAATCGCAGCAAGCCTTCCAGCAGCTTGAACATCAGCTGATGAGTAATATTGGCGGCTATGGGAGCTACGGCGAGCACAGTCAGCATCCGCTCCAGCAGCAATATCAGCAGGCCCAGCAACAGGCGCtgatgcagcagcagcagcacctcGGCCACCAACAGGAGCTGCCGGAAGCCATGCTGATCATCCCGAAGGAGGAGCCGACCACGCCATCGCCGCCCGGAGTGCAGCACATCCCCCACCCTCAGCCCGAGCACCACATCCTCTACGAGGAGCAGCACGTCGCCATGCGCCAGGCCCGGCAGCACATGCCTGCCTTGCACCACTCGCCCCCCACGCAGCGTCAGCGACCGCACGCAGCGTCAGCGGAGCCggaggaggcgggagaggaagggggcagcACTTCGCAGAAGCGCAGCTCGCTCAGCGACATCGGAGGCCTGTTCCAGTTCCGCACGCTGCTTGAGGAGTTCGCGACGCTGGACAACCCGGAGCAGCTGGAGCAGGTGAAGCAGATCCTGGGCCCGGACCTCGTCAGCTCACTGCAGCAGAAGCTCATCGCCTCGTCTGCCCAGGCGCAGGCGGCCGCCGCGCAGGCGCACCACCACCCCAGCACCAACAGCCATCCTCCCacgccccccaccaccacccccctccgcCGCAGCACCTTCCCCCCCAGCACCACCCTCCTTCGCtgcccccccaccatcacccgccgctgccgccgctgcCCCCCGCGCAGCACCAGCAGCCGATGCCGCACGCCGCAGCGCCGCCACACCACCACATGTACCTGTCGGAGGGCGCTTACCCGTACTACCCGAGCGGCGAGTACTCAGGGCCGCCGATGGGCGCCGCCTACCAGGGCGCCTCGACGTCCTACGCGTCCTCCACGCACGCCACGTCCCCGCCGCCCCAGTACAGCGCGGCGGAGCCATCGTCCTTCTGCAGGAGCCAGCACCGAATAA